A genomic stretch from Desulfotignum balticum DSM 7044 includes:
- a CDS encoding DNA-directed RNA polymerase subunit alpha, translating to MSSEKIAYVNWREMIKPEKLDVTTTSTYGKFVCEPLERGYGITIGNSLRRIILSSIYGAAIVSVKFDDALHEFSVISDIREDVSEIILNLKELKLKAHDVEDRILTLSAKGETTVTGADIVSPDGKVEILNPEQHIATLSKNGVLNMTMVVKIGKGYALASANKDEDAPVGTIPIDAVFSPIKRVKYVVGTSRIGQKTDYDKLTLEVWTDGSVIPENAVAYAAKILKEQMNPFINFDEEKEPDFSDENGEETDNKFNENIYRSVDELELSVRSSNCLKNAKIHTIYQLVQKTDNEMLKTKNFGRKSLNEIKEVLASMDLSLGMDLEGFEPPEEENNQQGE from the coding sequence ATGTCATCTGAAAAAATTGCATATGTCAACTGGCGAGAGATGATCAAGCCGGAAAAGCTTGACGTCACGACGACTTCAACATATGGAAAATTTGTGTGTGAACCGCTGGAAAGAGGATACGGGATTACCATCGGCAATTCTCTGCGGCGGATAATTTTATCATCCATCTATGGTGCGGCGATCGTATCGGTAAAGTTTGATGATGCCCTGCATGAATTCAGCGTTATTTCCGATATCCGGGAAGATGTGTCTGAAATTATTTTGAACCTCAAAGAACTCAAACTCAAAGCGCATGATGTGGAAGACCGAATACTGACACTCAGTGCCAAAGGTGAAACAACGGTTACAGGTGCTGATATTGTCAGCCCGGACGGTAAGGTGGAGATTTTAAATCCGGAACAGCATATTGCAACACTGTCCAAAAACGGGGTGTTGAACATGACCATGGTGGTCAAAATCGGAAAAGGGTATGCACTGGCTTCTGCCAATAAGGATGAAGATGCGCCTGTCGGCACCATTCCCATTGATGCGGTCTTTTCTCCGATTAAACGCGTGAAATATGTGGTGGGTACGTCCCGGATCGGTCAGAAAACAGACTATGACAAACTGACGCTGGAAGTCTGGACAGACGGCAGTGTCATTCCGGAAAACGCGGTGGCCTATGCCGCTAAAATCCTCAAGGAACAGATGAATCCGTTCATCAATTTTGATGAGGAAAAAGAACCTGATTTTTCCGATGAAAACGGTGAAGAGACCGACAACAAATTCAATGAAAACATTTATCGTTCCGTGGATGAACTGGAATTGTCTGTCAGAAGCTCCAACTGTCTGAAAAATGCCAAAATACATACCATTTATCAACTGGTTCAGAAAACAGATAATGAAATGCTCAAAACCAAGAACTTCGGCCGAAAATCGTTGAATGAAATCAAAGAAGTTCTGGCTTCCATGGATCTTTCTTTGGGTATGGATCTCGAAGGATTCGAACCACCGGAAGAAGAGAATAATCAGCAAGGAGAATAA
- the rpsM gene encoding 30S ribosomal protein S13, which translates to MARIAGVDLPKDKHAWIALTYIYGIGPSRSRQILDKTGIDPTLTAGSLTEEQVNDIRKTIDAEYKVEGELRTDVSMNIKRLMDLGCYRGLRHRKGLPCHGQRTSTNARTRKGPKRAAVKKKK; encoded by the coding sequence TTGGCACGTATTGCAGGAGTAGACTTACCAAAGGATAAGCACGCGTGGATTGCACTGACCTATATTTACGGTATCGGTCCCAGCAGATCCAGACAGATTCTTGACAAAACCGGAATCGACCCGACGCTCACGGCTGGCAGCCTGACAGAAGAGCAGGTCAATGATATCCGGAAAACCATTGACGCGGAATACAAGGTCGAAGGCGAGCTCAGGACGGACGTGTCCATGAACATCAAACGATTGATGGACCTGGGATGTTATCGTGGCCTGCGCCACAGAAAAGGCCTTCCCTGTCATGGACAGCGGACGTCCACCAATGCCAGAACCCGGAAAGGCCCGAAAAGAGCCGCAGTTAAAAAGAAGAAATAG
- a CDS encoding tetratricopeptide repeat protein has translation MTPRFTSREFSFLKPDSDTSSPIQAPDTYFSDLVHQKSAAFTAFEQRLLSVDIPKKKFICAVIQVADTASEDILEKARDIFESWLRSMSDNRRGIWETLDNRAFVLVFWDYDNQKKAMDLLESLKAKITRALNTELLVGVARFPFQKYSRSEVFANALKAIDHAAFFGFGHMRHFDGISLNISGDRLYQLGHYDAAIKEYEKGLALAPKDINLMNSLGVCYGVTGNLEKARTYFEAALNINPKEVMVIYNLGLTCQVIEDTEKAILFLRKAHGIDGRIFEVELLLGHLLFQAKKLDAALPHLETAAQVNPKSSMAQRIMGEIFLEQQKPDQAGAAFNTAVKLNPLDPAALSGYAQVMTLKNRNLKIALTFAEKSVALAPGNEMFQERLARVQQALDENDTADDPSRKSASA, from the coding sequence ATGACACCCAGATTCACATCCAGGGAATTTTCTTTTCTCAAACCGGATTCCGACACATCGTCTCCCATTCAGGCCCCTGACACCTATTTTTCAGACCTGGTGCATCAGAAATCCGCTGCATTTACCGCTTTTGAACAACGGTTGTTATCCGTGGATATTCCCAAAAAAAAGTTTATCTGCGCCGTGATCCAGGTGGCAGATACGGCATCGGAAGACATCCTGGAAAAGGCCCGGGATATTTTTGAATCCTGGCTTCGCTCCATGTCCGACAACCGGCGAGGTATCTGGGAAACCCTGGATAACCGGGCGTTTGTGCTTGTTTTCTGGGATTATGACAACCAGAAAAAAGCCATGGATCTGTTGGAATCCCTTAAAGCCAAGATCACCCGGGCATTGAACACGGAACTGCTGGTGGGGGTGGCCCGGTTTCCCTTTCAGAAATATTCCCGTTCCGAGGTGTTTGCCAATGCCCTGAAAGCCATTGATCATGCCGCTTTTTTCGGTTTCGGCCACATGCGGCATTTTGACGGCATTTCCCTGAACATCAGCGGCGACCGGTTGTATCAGCTGGGACACTATGATGCCGCCATCAAAGAATATGAAAAAGGCCTGGCCCTGGCTCCCAAAGATATCAACCTGATGAACAGTTTAGGGGTGTGCTACGGGGTCACGGGCAACCTGGAAAAAGCCAGAACATATTTTGAAGCGGCCCTGAATATCAACCCCAAAGAGGTCATGGTCATCTACAACCTGGGCCTGACCTGCCAGGTTATTGAAGACACGGAAAAGGCCATATTATTTCTGCGCAAGGCCCACGGCATTGACGGCCGCATCTTTGAAGTGGAACTGCTGCTGGGACATCTGCTGTTTCAGGCAAAAAAACTGGATGCGGCCCTGCCCCATCTGGAAACCGCGGCCCAGGTGAATCCCAAATCCAGCATGGCCCAACGGATCATGGGAGAAATATTTCTGGAACAGCAGAAACCGGATCAGGCAGGGGCGGCTTTCAATACGGCAGTCAAGCTCAATCCCCTGGATCCCGCGGCCCTGTCCGGGTATGCCCAGGTCATGACACTGAAAAACCGCAATTTAAAAATCGCGTTGACATTTGCTGAAAAAAGCGTGGCCCTGGCACCTGGCAATGAGATGTTTCAGGAACGGCTGGCCCGGGTTCAGCAAGCGTTAGATGAAAATGACACAGCGGATGACCCATCCCGGAAATCTGCATCGGCTTAA
- the hemC gene encoding hydroxymethylbilane synthase → MPEEIRIGTRGSQLALWQARHVKALITHAFPEIHVTITVIKTTGDRITDRPLAQVGGKGLFVKEIETALLNGEIDLAVHSMKDMPGELPPGLTIGAVPCRENPFDVLISRHNLALDDYPPGTVVGTSSLRRASQLKFLRPDLIIRSIRGNLDTRMRKLMSKEFDAIVLAAAGLLRLGQADKITQYLDENTMVPAVGQGALCIETRENDAKTAHIMAKLDHGPTRVCVQGERAFLKQIEGSCHIPVACYGKIIEDNVLLTAVVSSEDGRRRIREQTLSPVTDVAARGRDLAQTVLEKGGKQILETLTTHDK, encoded by the coding sequence ATGCCTGAAGAAATACGAATCGGCACCCGAGGCAGTCAACTGGCCCTGTGGCAGGCCCGTCATGTCAAAGCACTGATTACACACGCGTTTCCGGAAATCCATGTCACCATCACTGTGATCAAAACCACCGGGGATCGGATTACAGACCGGCCCCTGGCCCAGGTGGGCGGCAAAGGCCTATTTGTCAAAGAGATTGAAACCGCCCTGCTCAATGGTGAGATCGATCTAGCAGTCCACAGCATGAAAGATATGCCCGGAGAACTGCCCCCGGGCTTGACCATCGGGGCCGTGCCCTGCCGGGAAAATCCCTTTGATGTGCTGATTTCCAGGCACAACCTGGCACTGGATGACTATCCCCCGGGGACCGTGGTGGGCACATCCAGTCTGCGGCGGGCTTCCCAGCTTAAATTTCTGCGGCCGGACTTGATCATCCGTTCCATCCGGGGAAACCTAGATACCCGGATGCGCAAACTCATGTCAAAAGAATTTGATGCCATTGTGCTGGCAGCAGCCGGTCTGCTGCGCCTGGGCCAGGCAGACAAGATCACCCAGTACCTGGATGAGAACACCATGGTCCCGGCCGTCGGCCAGGGGGCGTTGTGCATTGAAACCCGGGAAAACGATGCAAAAACAGCGCACATTATGGCAAAACTGGACCATGGCCCCACCCGTGTGTGTGTTCAGGGAGAACGGGCATTTTTAAAACAGATTGAAGGCTCCTGCCATATACCTGTGGCATGTTACGGCAAAATAATTGAAGATAACGTCCTTCTCACTGCGGTGGTTTCGTCGGAAGACGGCCGCAGGCGAATCAGAGAACAGACCCTTTCCCCTGTAACCGATGTTGCCGCCCGGGGGCGGGACCTGGCACAGACTGTGCTGGAAAAAGGCGGCAAACAGATTTTGGAGACCCTGACAACCCATGACAAATAA
- the rpsD gene encoding 30S ribosomal protein S4 yields MSRYTGSVCRQCRRENIKLFLKGDRCFSDKCSFDRRGYPPGEHGQKRVKVSDYGLQLREKQKVRRIYGLSEKQFRITFKRADRQKGITGTNLLSLLETRLDNTVFRMGFVNSRNQGRHLVQHGHFTVNGKKVDIPSFHVKKGDIVALREKSKKIQAVSDSLDAIVRRGIPQWLEIDKEKFQGEVVNIPAREDITLPIQEQLIVELYSK; encoded by the coding sequence TTGTCACGTTATACAGGATCAGTCTGTCGTCAGTGCAGACGCGAGAATATCAAGCTTTTTCTGAAAGGCGACCGCTGTTTTTCAGACAAATGTAGTTTTGACCGGCGGGGATACCCCCCGGGAGAACATGGTCAAAAAAGAGTCAAAGTGTCTGATTACGGATTACAGCTGCGGGAAAAGCAAAAAGTCCGCAGAATTTACGGCCTGTCTGAAAAACAGTTCCGTATCACGTTTAAACGGGCGGACAGACAAAAAGGTATCACCGGCACCAACCTGCTGAGCCTGCTGGAAACCCGGTTGGATAATACAGTATTCAGAATGGGGTTTGTCAATTCCAGGAATCAGGGAAGACATCTGGTCCAGCACGGACATTTCACTGTGAACGGCAAAAAAGTGGATATCCCGTCTTTCCATGTCAAAAAAGGGGATATTGTCGCTTTGCGGGAAAAAAGCAAAAAGATCCAGGCCGTATCAGATTCCTTGGATGCCATTGTCAGACGGGGAATTCCTCAATGGCTGGAAATCGATAAGGAAAAATTTCAAGGTGAAGTGGTAAACATTCCAGCCAGAGAAGACATCACATTGCCGATTCAGGAACAGTTGATCGTTGAGCTGTATTCAAAATAG
- the rplQ gene encoding 50S ribosomal protein L17, whose amino-acid sequence MKHRKSVLKLNRTSSHRKAMFRNMVTSLFKHTSIKTTEAKAKGLRVIADNMVTLAKRGDLHARRQALAVIQEKDVVHRLFDEMSESFASRQGGYTRITKLGPRKGDVAPMVQIELIMD is encoded by the coding sequence ATGAAACATAGAAAATCCGTATTAAAACTGAACAGAACCTCAAGTCACCGCAAGGCGATGTTTAGAAACATGGTGACGTCCCTGTTCAAGCACACCAGCATCAAAACCACAGAAGCCAAAGCCAAAGGCTTGCGGGTCATTGCCGACAATATGGTCACACTGGCCAAGCGGGGCGATCTTCATGCCAGACGGCAGGCCCTGGCAGTGATCCAGGAAAAAGATGTGGTGCACAGACTTTTTGATGAAATGTCGGAAAGTTTTGCCTCACGACAGGGCGGTTATACCAGAATAACCAAGCTGGGTCCCCGTAAAGGGGATGTGGCGCCCATGGTGCAAATTGAATTGATCATGGATTAG
- a CDS encoding FmdB family zinc ribbon protein: MPIYEYQCNACQKEFEALVMGKNAPVCPSCSSPNLSRLMSKCGFVSKSSGPGGESQVTASSASSACGSCSSGSCATCGMG, from the coding sequence ATGCCGATTTATGAATATCAATGTAATGCATGCCAAAAAGAATTTGAAGCCCTGGTGATGGGGAAGAACGCACCGGTGTGTCCTTCCTGCAGCAGTCCGAACCTGTCCCGGCTCATGTCAAAATGCGGGTTTGTATCCAAATCCAGTGGTCCGGGCGGTGAAAGCCAGGTGACCGCTTCTTCTGCATCTTCTGCCTGCGGCAGCTGTTCTTCGGGCAGCTGCGCCACCTGCGGTATGGGATAA
- a CDS encoding D-sedoheptulose-7-phosphate isomerase: MSLQKFTPLIQTTVADSIQVKQSFFDTHLAAVETCARKMADTLTAGGKLLLFGNGGSAADCQHIAAEFINRFAMERPPLPAIALTCDTSVLTSIGNDYSFDDIFLKQIQALGRPGDLAIAISTSGNSPNVIRAAEEAGKMGLFVVGFSGTAGRLQELSDIPFCVHSPVTARIQETHILLAHILCDLTERILFA; this comes from the coding sequence ATGTCGTTACAAAAATTCACACCACTGATTCAAACCACTGTCGCTGACAGCATCCAGGTGAAACAGTCTTTTTTTGACACCCACCTGGCCGCTGTTGAGACCTGTGCCCGGAAAATGGCAGACACCCTGACTGCCGGCGGCAAACTGCTGTTGTTCGGCAACGGCGGCAGTGCGGCCGACTGTCAGCACATTGCCGCGGAATTTATCAACCGTTTTGCCATGGAACGCCCGCCCCTGCCGGCCATTGCCCTGACCTGCGACACGTCTGTGCTCACCAGCATCGGCAATGATTATTCATTTGATGATATTTTTTTAAAACAGATTCAGGCGCTGGGACGCCCCGGGGACCTGGCCATTGCCATTTCCACCTCAGGCAACTCCCCCAATGTGATCCGGGCGGCTGAGGAAGCCGGAAAAATGGGGCTGTTTGTGGTGGGATTCTCCGGAACCGCCGGCCGGCTTCAGGAACTCAGCGATATCCCTTTTTGTGTTCACTCTCCGGTCACGGCACGAATTCAGGAAACCCATATTCTGCTGGCCCATATTTTATGCGATCTCACCGAAAGGATCCTGTTTGCATGA
- the rpmJ gene encoding 50S ribosomal protein L36 has product MKVRASVKKICRDCKIIKRRGVIRVICVNKRHKQRQG; this is encoded by the coding sequence ATGAAAGTAAGAGCATCTGTTAAAAAAATATGCAGAGACTGTAAAATTATTAAGAGACGTGGTGTCATCAGGGTTATTTGTGTTAACAAGCGCCATAAACAGCGGCAGGGATAG
- the selA gene encoding L-seryl-tRNA(Sec) selenium transferase encodes MSRTDTHQLLRRLPGVDHLLDKTREDDRFTAVPRQVVIRATRTVLDHLRTRILDGLNPDFDDAAVLSDIDRQCRQTLAPKLVPVINATGVALHTNLGRALLSQQALKNIQTIGESYSNLELNLSTGKRGLRYTAVESLICELTGAEAAMAVNNNAGAVLLALNTLAEGTDVVVSRGELVEIGGSFRVPDVMAKSGCRLKEVGTTNRTHLKDYAGAITEDTGMLLKVHTSNYRIQGFTASVGLKDLVTLGKSRNITVMEDLGSGTLVDFSAFGLPMEPLVSHSVAAGADIVTFSGDKLLGGPQAGIIVGTKQAIEKIRANPLTRALRIDKLTLAALEATLQLYRDPATAINDIPTLRMLTMSFEHTCQQAALLEEQVKKACSAMDVVACADLESRPGGGSFPDLKLPTRCVTLIPGNMSVATLERRMRLSTPAVIARIENNRYIMDPRTIQPGQETLISSTLETILRPS; translated from the coding sequence ATGTCCCGAACCGATACGCATCAATTACTCCGGCGCCTTCCCGGGGTGGATCATCTGCTGGACAAGACCCGGGAGGACGACCGGTTTACAGCCGTGCCCAGACAGGTCGTCATCCGGGCGACCCGGACCGTGCTGGACCATCTGCGCACCCGGATTCTGGACGGCCTGAATCCGGATTTTGATGATGCCGCTGTTCTCTCGGATATTGATCGTCAGTGCCGGCAGACCCTGGCACCGAAACTGGTGCCCGTGATCAATGCCACCGGCGTGGCGCTTCATACCAATCTGGGACGGGCACTGCTGAGTCAACAGGCCCTGAAAAACATTCAGACCATTGGAGAATCCTATTCCAATCTGGAATTGAACCTGTCCACAGGCAAACGGGGGCTGCGGTACACGGCCGTGGAATCATTGATCTGTGAACTCACCGGAGCCGAGGCAGCCATGGCAGTGAACAACAATGCCGGGGCGGTGCTCCTGGCCTTGAACACGCTGGCTGAAGGCACGGATGTGGTGGTCTCCCGAGGTGAGCTGGTGGAAATCGGCGGGTCTTTCCGGGTCCCGGACGTGATGGCTAAAAGCGGGTGCCGTCTCAAAGAGGTGGGCACCACCAACCGGACCCATCTGAAAGACTATGCCGGGGCCATCACCGAAGACACCGGCATGCTGCTTAAAGTCCATACCTCCAACTACCGGATTCAGGGATTTACGGCCAGTGTCGGACTCAAGGATCTGGTCACCCTGGGAAAATCCCGCAACATCACGGTCATGGAAGACTTAGGTTCCGGAACCCTGGTGGATTTTTCCGCGTTCGGCCTGCCCATGGAACCGCTGGTATCCCATTCCGTGGCAGCGGGGGCGGACATTGTGACCTTCAGCGGAGACAAACTGCTGGGCGGCCCCCAGGCCGGCATCATTGTGGGCACCAAACAGGCCATTGAAAAAATCCGGGCCAATCCGTTAACCCGGGCCCTTCGCATTGACAAACTCACGCTGGCGGCCCTGGAAGCCACCTTGCAGCTGTATCGGGACCCGGCAACCGCCATTAATGATATCCCCACCCTGCGGATGCTGACCATGTCCTTTGAACACACCTGCCAACAGGCCGCCCTTCTGGAAGAACAGGTCAAAAAAGCCTGCAGTGCCATGGATGTTGTGGCGTGTGCGGACCTGGAATCCCGGCCCGGGGGCGGCTCATTTCCGGATCTGAAACTGCCCACCCGGTGTGTCACCCTGATCCCAGGAAACATGTCTGTGGCCACTTTAGAGCGCCGCATGCGGCTGTCCACTCCGGCGGTGATCGCCAGGATTGAAAACAACCGGTACATCATGGACCCCCGGACCATTCAACCCGGACAGGAAACGCTTATTTCATCAACCCTTGAAACCATATTGAGACCATCATGA
- the cobA gene encoding uroporphyrinogen-III C-methyltransferase — MTNKSGKVYLIGAGPGDPGLLTLKAKSCIEQADVVVYDYLAPPAFLAYASKDAQRIYVGKKGGDHTLSQHEINQLLVEKAGQGLHVARLKGGDPFVFGRGAEEAQELLAAGVAYEVIPGVTSAISAPAYAGIPVTHRDHTSFVSFITGHEDPTRKNSRMQWDVFARSDATLVFLMGVKNLENIVTQLMKHGKPADTPVALVRWGTTPQQQTVTGTLETIVENVRQARLKSPAVIVVGSVVSLRKELAWFDRTPLFGKNIVITRARAQASGLMSDLTRLGANCIEIPTIRIEPPADNTPVIDAIHRIREYDWLVFTSVNGVKFFFDTLFGLGKDVRILGHLKFACIGPVTKQRLADYGIVSDILPETFRAESVIQAFSTADIQGKAVLLPRAKKARTILPEELTKMGARVDEVTTYETVLEHEAGPTLNELLENRQIDAVTFTSSSTVTNLMSLLPSDKAADLLKHVAIASIGPITSDTVRSFGLAPTMEADPYTIEGLVDQLLTHYTQRGIL; from the coding sequence ATGACAAATAAATCCGGTAAAGTCTATCTGATCGGTGCCGGCCCCGGTGATCCGGGCCTGCTGACGCTCAAGGCAAAGTCCTGCATTGAACAGGCGGACGTGGTGGTTTACGACTATCTGGCACCCCCGGCCTTTCTGGCGTACGCATCCAAAGATGCCCAGCGCATCTATGTGGGGAAAAAAGGCGGGGATCACACCCTGTCCCAGCATGAAATCAACCAGCTGCTGGTGGAAAAGGCGGGACAGGGACTGCATGTGGCAAGGCTTAAAGGCGGAGACCCTTTTGTGTTCGGCAGAGGCGCGGAAGAAGCCCAGGAACTGCTTGCGGCCGGGGTTGCCTATGAAGTCATCCCCGGCGTCACTTCAGCCATATCCGCACCGGCCTATGCCGGTATTCCGGTCACGCACAGAGATCATACCTCGTTTGTCTCTTTTATCACCGGCCATGAAGATCCCACCCGCAAAAATTCCCGCATGCAGTGGGATGTGTTTGCCAGATCCGATGCCACCCTGGTGTTTCTCATGGGGGTGAAAAATCTGGAAAACATTGTCACCCAGCTGATGAAGCACGGCAAACCGGCAGATACCCCGGTCGCCCTGGTGCGGTGGGGAACCACCCCCCAGCAGCAAACCGTCACCGGTACTCTGGAAACCATTGTTGAAAACGTCCGTCAGGCCCGCCTGAAATCACCGGCTGTGATTGTGGTCGGATCCGTGGTATCCCTGCGCAAAGAACTGGCCTGGTTTGACAGAACCCCCTTGTTTGGTAAAAACATCGTCATCACCCGGGCCAGGGCCCAGGCATCCGGTCTGATGTCCGATTTAACGCGACTGGGAGCAAACTGCATTGAAATCCCCACCATCCGGATCGAGCCGCCCGCCGACAATACCCCGGTCATTGATGCCATCCATCGAATCAGGGAATATGACTGGCTGGTGTTCACTTCCGTCAATGGGGTTAAATTTTTCTTTGATACCCTGTTCGGTCTGGGAAAAGATGTCCGGATCCTGGGACATTTGAAATTCGCCTGCATCGGCCCTGTGACCAAACAGCGCCTGGCGGATTACGGCATTGTCAGTGACATTCTTCCTGAGACATTTCGGGCGGAATCCGTGATCCAGGCGTTCTCAACAGCGGATATTCAGGGGAAAGCCGTGCTGTTGCCCCGGGCCAAAAAGGCAAGAACCATTCTGCCCGAGGAACTGACCAAAATGGGAGCCCGGGTGGACGAAGTCACCACCTATGAGACAGTCCTGGAACACGAAGCCGGCCCGACCCTCAATGAATTGCTGGAAAACCGGCAGATTGACGCCGTCACCTTTACCAGTTCTTCCACAGTGACCAATTTAATGTCTCTGCTGCCTTCGGACAAAGCCGCAGACCTGCTGAAACATGTCGCCATTGCCAGCATCGGCCCCATTACTTCAGATACCGTCCGGTCATTCGGACTGGCACCCACAATGGAAGCCGATCCTTACACCATCGAAGGTCTGGTGGACCAACTGTTGACCCATTACACCCAGAGGGGGATATTATGA
- the rpsK gene encoding 30S ribosomal protein S11, giving the protein MAKKSKKTISKKRVKKNISTGIVHIQSTFNNTIVTIADENGNTISWASAGMQGFKGSRKSTPFAAKLVAEDAGAKAMEHGMKNVGVYVKGPGPGRESALRALHALGFNISMIKDVTPVPHNGCRPPKRRRV; this is encoded by the coding sequence ATGGCAAAAAAGTCGAAAAAGACCATTAGCAAAAAACGGGTGAAAAAGAATATTTCCACCGGCATTGTGCATATTCAATCCACGTTCAACAATACCATTGTCACCATTGCAGATGAAAACGGGAATACGATTTCATGGGCCAGTGCCGGGATGCAGGGTTTCAAGGGGTCCAGAAAAAGCACCCCGTTTGCTGCAAAACTGGTGGCGGAAGATGCCGGAGCCAAAGCCATGGAACATGGTATGAAAAATGTGGGCGTTTATGTCAAAGGGCCCGGCCCGGGAAGAGAATCCGCGCTGCGGGCTTTGCATGCCCTGGGATTCAATATTTCCATGATCAAGGATGTTACCCCGGTGCCCCACAATGGATGCCGTCCGCCCAAACGTAGAAGAGTATAA
- the infA gene encoding translation initiation factor IF-1 yields the protein MAKEEPIKVDGKVLETLPNAMFKVELENKHVLLAHISGKMRMHFIKILPGDRVTVEISPYDLSRGRITYRFK from the coding sequence ATGGCAAAAGAAGAGCCCATCAAAGTCGACGGGAAAGTACTTGAAACCCTGCCAAATGCCATGTTCAAAGTAGAACTTGAAAACAAACATGTCCTTTTGGCGCACATTTCGGGAAAAATGCGCATGCATTTCATAAAAATTTTGCCCGGAGACAGGGTAACAGTGGAAATATCCCCCTATGATCTGAGCCGGGGAAGAATCACATACCGCTTTAAATAA
- the moaA gene encoding GTP 3',8-cyclase MoaA, with amino-acid sequence MNAGGRSINYLRISVTDRCNFRCRYCVPAAPFTVIPHNEIARYEEILRITRLACDMGITKVRLTGGEPFVRKNILSFIQQLCAIKTLKDISITTNGSLLTREKIQALMDMGIRRLNFSLDTLVPARFEAITRRNRFDRVWESIMTALELGMAPIKINTVVIRGINDDEVADLAGLTRDFPFHIRFIEYMPMGESHLEKQQQVLTAEIRQNIETRLGPLQQMPHRANDGPSKNFQLSGASGVVGFITPISSHFCSECNRLRLTSRGYLRPCLLNDYEKDILTPLREGATDKQLKEIIRSSLTHKPLFHTLGQQRPKDMPISHMTSIGG; translated from the coding sequence ATGAATGCCGGAGGACGCTCCATCAACTACCTGCGGATATCGGTGACCGACCGGTGCAACTTCCGGTGCCGCTATTGCGTACCGGCTGCGCCTTTTACCGTGATTCCCCACAATGAGATTGCCCGGTATGAAGAAATTCTGAGAATCACCCGTTTGGCCTGTGACATGGGGATCACCAAAGTGCGGCTCACCGGTGGGGAACCGTTTGTAAGAAAAAATATTCTTTCTTTTATTCAGCAGCTGTGTGCCATCAAAACTTTGAAAGATATCTCCATCACCACCAACGGATCCCTGCTGACCCGGGAGAAAATCCAGGCACTTATGGATATGGGGATTCGCCGGCTCAACTTCAGTCTGGATACCCTGGTTCCTGCCCGGTTTGAAGCCATCACCCGGCGAAACCGGTTCGACCGAGTGTGGGAGTCGATCATGACCGCCCTTGAACTGGGTATGGCCCCCATTAAAATCAACACCGTGGTCATCCGGGGTATCAATGATGATGAAGTGGCGGACCTGGCGGGTTTGACCCGTGATTTCCCCTTTCATATCCGGTTCATCGAATACATGCCCATGGGGGAGTCGCATTTGGAAAAACAGCAGCAGGTGCTGACAGCTGAAATCAGGCAGAACATTGAAACCCGTCTGGGGCCGTTGCAGCAAATGCCTCACCGGGCCAATGACGGCCCATCCAAAAATTTTCAACTGTCCGGTGCTTCAGGCGTGGTTGGATTCATCACACCCATCTCCTCCCATTTCTGCAGTGAATGCAACCGGCTTCGCCTGACGTCCCGGGGATATTTGCGGCCCTGCCTGCTCAATGACTATGAAAAAGATATTTTAACGCCGTTGCGGGAAGGCGCCACTGATAAACAATTAAAAGAAATCATTCGATCCTCTCTCACACACAAGCCGTTGTTTCACACCTTAGGGCAGCAGCGACCCAAAGATATGCCTATCAGCCATATGACCTCCATTGGAGGATAA